The Streptomyces sp. NBC_00435 nucleotide sequence ACTCCGACGGCGCCGCGCCCGGCCGGCTCCTCACCCCTGGGCGTCCCGATCTCCGGACAGAGCGGAACCACCGGGCCCCACAGGTCTTACGCTGCTCCCAGCACGCCCTCCCCCACCCGCAGGGCGGGCGTCTTTCCCGCCGCATCTCTTCCATGGGAGTCACCACCGTGACCGAAATGACCGACGGCGTCCTGCACACCCTGTTCCGCAGTGAACAGGGCGGCCACGAGCAAGTCGTGCTGTGCCAGGACCGTGCCTCAGGCCTCAAGGCCGTCATCGCGATCCACTCCACCGCCCTGGGCCCGGCCCTCGGCGGCACCCGCTTCCACGCGTACGCCTCGGACGAGGAAGCCGTCCTCGACGCGCTGAACCTCGCGCGCGGCATGTCGTACAAGAACGCGCTGGCCGGGCTCGACCTCGGCGGCGGCAAGGCCGTCATCATCGGCGAGCCCGACGTCCTGAAGTCCGAGGAACTGCTGCTGGCCTACGGCCGGTTCGTGGAGTCGCTCGGCGGCCGCTACGTGACCGCCTGCGACGTCGGCACCTACGTGGCCGACATGGACGTCGTGGCCCGCGAGACCCGCTGGGCGACCGGCCGCTCCCCCGAGAACGGCGGCGCCGGCGATTCCTCGGTCCTCACCGCCTTCGGCGTCTTCCAGGGCATGCGCGCCAGCGCCCAGCACCTGTGGGGCGACCCGACCCTGCGCGGCCGCAAGATCGGCGTCGCGGGCGTCGGCAAGGTCGGCCGCCACCTGGTCGAGCACCTGCTCGAGGACGGCGCCGAGGTCGTGATCACGGACGTCCGCGCGGAGTCCGTCGAGCAGATCCTCGAGAAGCACAGCCTGGACAAGTACGCCGGCAGGGTGAGCGCCGTCGCCGACACCGAGGCGCTGATCCGCGTGGAGGGCCTGGACATCTACGCCCCCTGCGCGCTCGGCGGGGCCCTGAACGACGCGTCCGTACCGGTCCTGACCGCGAAGGTGGTGTGCGGGGCGGCGAACAACCAGCTCGCGCACCCGGGCGTGGAGAAGGACCTCGCGGACCGCGGGATCCTCTACGCGCCGGACTACGTGGTCAACGCCGGCGGGGTCATCCAGGTCGCCGACGAGCTGCGCGGCTTCGACTTCGACCGCTGCAAGGCCAAGGCCACGAAGATCTTCGACACCACGCTGGAAATCTTCGCACGTGCGAAGACGGACGGTATCCCGCCGGCCGCGGCCGCCGACCGTATCGCCGAGCAGCGCATGGCGGACGCCCGCACCGCGCGCACGGTCTGACCCCTCAGCTCGATCCTGACGGGGCCCTGGTCGGGGCTTCTGGACGGGCCCGCCGGGGCGCGGCGAGACGGAACTCACTGCGCTTCGGCGGGTCGTCCGTCAGGAAAGGGCTAAAATCGCAGCTGACCAGCGAGGACGGGGCGCCTTGCTGGTACTGCACCGGGGCGCGTCATGCGGGCGGCGTACCGTATGGCGCCGGAAGCAGGTACCGTTAAACCCCTACGGACGGTCTCTCCACGGAGAGCCCGCTCCGAACCATGAACGCGTGTCAGACTCTGGGGCCGTCGAGCCCCGTCACCGAGGGGGTCGAGCCATGGGGCGCGGCCGGGCAAAGGCCAAGCAGACGAAGGTCGCCCGCCAGCTGAAGTACAGCAGCGGCGGGACTGACTTGTCGCGTCTGGCCAATGAGCTGGGCGCATCGCCGACGGATCCGCCGCTGCCTGTCAGCGTGCCGGTCGAAGTCGATGACGATGACGATCAAGATGAAGACGACCCGTACGCCAAGTACGCGGCTCTTTACAACGACGATGACGACGAGGACGAGGACGAGGAGTCCGGTCCGTCGGCCCATCGTCGCGGCGCTTGACGCTCTAGCGGTGTCTGCACGCCAGGCATGAAGCACGGAAACCCGGTCCAGGGCATCGCCCCGGGCCGGGTTTCCGTGCTGCTCGCGTATCGCTGTGGTCCGGCGGTCAGGCCGTGCGGATCGTGTGGTCCGCGCGGACCTCACGATCCGCGCGGACCTCACGGACCGGTTCAGTTCGCGTAGTCCCCGGTCAGCGTCGCGCCTTCCGCGTGCTCGCCGCGGTCCAGGATCTCGCCGGCGACCCAGGCGTCGACGCCCCGGTCGGACAGCGCGGTCAGGGCAACCTCCACCGACTCCTGCGGGACCACGGCCATCATGCCGACGCCCATGTTCAGGGTCTTCTCCAGCTCCAGGCGCTCCACCTGCCCGGCCTTGCCGACCAGGTCGAAGATGGCTCCGGGGGCCCAGGTCGAGCGGTCGACCGCGGCGTGCAGGTGGTCCGGGATCACCCGGGCGAGATTGGCCGCGAGGCCGCCGCCCGTGATGTGGGAGTAGGCGTGGACCTCGGCCGTGCGGGTGAGGGCCATGCAGTCCAGCGAATAGATCTTGGTGGGCTCCAGCAGCTCCTCGCCGAGGGTCCGGCCGAGCTCCTCGACGTGCGCCTCCAGGGACATTCCGGCCCGGTCGAAGAGGACGTGACGGACCAGCGAGTACCCGTTCGAGTGAAGGCCGGAGGAGGCCATCGCGATCACGGCGTCGCCCGTACGGATACGGTCCGCGCCCAGCAGCTGGTCGTACTCGACGACACCGGTGCCGGCACCCGCCACGTCGAAGTCGTCCGGACCCAGCAGACCCGGGTGCTCGGCGGTCTCGCCGCCGACCAGGGCGCAGCCGGCCAGGACGCAGCCCTCGGCGATGCCCTTGACGATGGCCGCGACCCGCTCGGGGTGGACCTTGCCGACGCAGATGTAGTCGGTCATGAAGAGCGGCTCGGCACCGCAGACGACGATGTCGTCCATGACCATCGCGACGAGGTCGTGGCCGATGGTGTCGTACACGCCCAGGCGGCGGGCGATGTCCACCTTGGTGCCGACCCCGTCGGTGGCGGAGGCGAGCAGGGGGCGCTCGTAGCGCTTGAGGGCGGAGGCGTCGAAGAGGCCGGCGAAACCGCCGAGGCCGCCGAGGACCTCGGGGCGCTGCGTCTTCTTCACCCACTCCTTCATCAGCTCGACGGCGCGGTCTCCCGCGTCGATGTCCACGCCCGCGGCTGCGTAGCTGGCACCGGTGGTCTTCTCTGTCATGACAGGAGAGAGCTTTCGTGTCGTTGCTGCGTGTGGTGCGGGGACCCGGGAAAAGCCTGAAAGACAGGCCCCCGCGCAGATTGAGCAGGATGAGCGGACGGGGCGGACCGGGCGGATCGCCCCGGTGAGCGGGGCCTGCGGGTCCGCGGGCTCGGGCGAGCCCGCGGACCGTGCAGAGCCTCGGACCCTAGGGGCGCCGGAGCGCGTCGGCGGCGTCGCTGCCGCCGGCCAGCTCGGTCTCCAGGAGCTGCTTGCCCAGGAGCTGCGGGTCGGGCAGCTCCATGGGGTACACGCCGTCGAAGCAGGCACGGCAGAGGTTGGGCTTCTGGATGGTGGTCGCCTCGACCATCGCGTCGAGCGAGATGTACGAGAGCGAGTCCGCGCCCAGCGACGTGGCGATCTCGTCGACCGTCATGCCGTTGGCGATCAGCTCGGCCCGGGTGGCGAAGTCGATGCCGAAGAAGCACGGCCACTTCACCGGCGGTGAGGAGATCCGGATGTGGACCTCCGCCGCGCCGGCCTCACGGAGCATCTTGACCAGGGCGCGCTGGGTGTTGCCGCGGACGATCGAGTCGTCCACGACCACCAGGCGCTTGCCCCGGATGACTTCCTTGAGGGGGTTGAGCTTGAGGCGGATGCCGAGCTGGCGGATCGTCTGCGAGGGCTGGATGAAGGTCCGGCCCACGTAGGCGTTCTTGACCAGGCCGATGCCGTACGGAATCCCGCTGGCTTCGGCGTATCCGACGGCGGCGGGCGTGCCGGATTCCGGCGTCGATATCACCAGGTCGGCGTCGGCCGGGGCTTCCTTCGCCAGGCGCCGGCCCATCTCGACACGCGAGAGGTAGACGTTGCGGCCGGCGATGTCGGTGTCCGGGCGCGCCAGGTAGACGTACTCGAAGACACAGCCCTTGGGCTTCGCTTCCGCGAATCGAGAGGTCCGCAGACCGTTCTCGTCGATCGCGATCAGCTCGCCCGGCTCGACCTCGCGGACGAAGCTGGCTCCGCAGATGTCCAGGGCGGCGGTCTCACTCGCCACCACCCAGCCGCGCTCGAGGCGGCCGAGGACCAGCGGGCGGATGCCCTGCGGGTCACGGGCGGTGTAGAGCGTTCCCTCGTCCATGAAGACGAGCGAGAAGGCGCCCTTCACCTTCGGGAGGACCTTGGTGGCCGACTCCTCGATGGTCAGGGGCTTGCCGTCGTCGTCCGTCTGGCCGGCCAGCAGGGCGGTGACCAGGTCGGTGTCATTGGTGGCCGCCACCTGGGTGGCGCGGCCGTCCTGACGGGGGAGGTCGGCGACCATCTCGGCCAACTCGGCGGTGTTCACCAGGTTGCCGTTGTGACCCAGGGCAATGGAGCCGTGGGCGGTCGCGCGGAAGGTGGGCTGCGCGTTCTCCCAGACGGAGGCCCCGGTGGTCGAGTAGCGGGCGTGACCGACCGCGATATGACCTTGGAGCGAGCCGAGAGAGGTTTCGTCGAAGACCTGGGAAACGAGTCCCATGTCCTTGAAGACGAGGATCTGGGAACCGTTGCTCACAGCGATGCCCGCGGACTCTTGTCCGCGGTGCTGCAATGCATACAGTCCGAAGTAGGTGAGCTTGGCGACCTCTTCACCCGGAGCCCAGACACCGAAGACGCCGCAAGCGTCCTGGGGGCCCTTTTCGCCGGGGAGCAGGTCGTGGTTGAGTCGTCCATCACCACGAGGCACGCCCCCGAGTGTAGGCGAGATCGACCACCGGTCCGAATTGGGGATGGCCGGGAAATGTCACAGCACGCAGGGTGACGGAACCTGTTCGTCTCAATATCCGGATTGCCCTGGTTGACAGTCACCTGTCGTTTCGTACAAGCTCCGGCCCATGCAGCCTCTCGGTGACCGCACCGTCACCCTCGTCGCGCGCCGACACGTGGACCTCGTCCGTGTCGCCAGCGCCATCTGTCGCTGTTCCGCGTAGCCCGCGCCGCTTTTCCCTTTCCTTTTCTGCTTTTCCTGACCCCTCCCGTCCGAGCCGCTCCGCCGTGCCGTGCGCCGTCCCGCGCCGCCCCGGAGCCGGCCGGCGGGCCGTGCCTTGGAGTACCTGTGACCTCGAACGAACCCAACCTGTCCCGGCGCGCCTTCGGCGGCGCCGTCGGCGTGACCGCGGCCGCCGCCGCGGTGGGGCTGGGAGCCGCCGCCCCGGCCCAGGCGGCGCCCGCCGAAGCCCAGCACGCGGGCGACGGGGAACGGGAGTTCCGGGCCGACCGGGGGCGCCGCTCCCGCCGCCCGAACATCCTGTTCATCCTCGGGGACGACCTCGGCTGGGCCGACCTGTCCTCCTACGGCTCCCCGAACATCAAGACCCCGAACCTGGACCGGCTCGCCCGCCAGGGCGTCCGCTTCACCGACGCCTACTCGGGCTCCGCCACCTGCTCCCCGACCCGCTTCAGCCTGTACACCGGCCGCTACCCGGGGCGCACCAAGGGCGGCCTCGCCGAGCCCATCGCCGACAAGTCGGCGGGCCTGGAGCCGACCCACCCGACACTGGCCTCGCTGCTGCGCGGTTCCGGCTACGCGACCGCGCTGATAGGCAAGTGGCACTGCGGCTACCTGCCCGACTACAGCCCGACCAAGTCCGGCTGGGACGAGTTCTTCGGCAACTTCGGCGGGGCGCTGGAGTACTACTCCAAGCTCGGTCTGGGCGGCGAGTACGACCTCTACGAGGGCGACGCCGAGTACAAGGACCTGCGCTACTACACGCGGATCCTGACCGAGCGCGCCTCCGAGTACGTCTCCCGCGACCACGGCGACAAGCCCTGGCTGCTCAACCTCAACTTCACCACCCCGCACTGGCCGTGGATCGCCGACGGGGACACCAAGGAGAGCGCCGAGGTCGAGCGACGGATCAGGGCCGGCGACGGGCGCGCGCTGTGGCACCAGGACGGCGGCTCGATCGAGAAGTACAAGCAGATGGTGGAGGACCTCGACCGCTCGGTCGGCGAGGTGCTGAAGGCGCTCAAGCGTTCCGGTCAGGAGGAGGACACCCTGGTGTTCTTCTCCAGCGACAACGGCGGCGAGCGCTTCTCCCACAACTGGCCGCTCTCCGGCAACAAGGCCTCTCTCCAGGAGGGCGGGATCCGCGTACCCAACATCGTGCGCTGGCCAGCCCGGCTCGACGGCGGCCAGGTCAGCCACGTCCCGGTCTTCACCCCGGACTGGACGGCGACCCTGCTGGAGCTGGCGGGCACCCGCGCGAACCCGGCGTACCCGCTGGACGGGGTGAGCCTGGCCGGATACCTGCTGCGCGGGGAGAAGGTCGCCGAGCGCGGCCTCTTCTGGCGGGTTCGCGGGGAGCGGGCCCTGCGCCGCGGGGACTGGAAGTACTACCGCGGCAAGGCCGGCGCCGACCAGCTGTTCAACCTGGCCGGGGACATCCGCGAGCAGGCCGACAAGGCGGCCCTGGAGCCGGCCCGGCTGGCAGAGCTGCGGGCGGCCTGGGAGAGGACGAACGCGGGGCTGCTGCCGTACCCGGGCTGAGCCCATGGCCTGGTCCACAGCCTGTGGAAGGTTGTGGACCAGGAGCGATGCGATACCCGAACCCAGTGCGTACGTAAGGACCTTGCCGATCGGCGAGCGGATCCCCTTCCCGGCCGACGGCATCCCGTTCTGGGCGATCTTCCCCTACGAGGGGCGCTCCGGATCAAGGTGCTGGAGCCGCCGGTCCTGCCCGAACCGCCGCGCTCTGGGCGGGATCGGCCGGGTGCACGTGAACAAGTGGGGCGGCGGGACCGCGGACGTCTGAGCCCGGGAGGTCACTCGACGGCGGAGGCCGCCTTCGCGGTGATCCCGGCGCCCGAACCGGCCGAGGTGAGGGTGAGGGCGTCGCCCTGGATCCGCCATTGGAGCGGGCCGCCGCCGAACAGTCCGGTCAGCGCCCGCTCGACCTCGCCCTCCGGGCCCAGGCAGGCCATCCGGGTGGTGGTGAGCGGTCCGAAGGTGACCGAGCCGCCTTCCACGGCGGCCTTGGCGTTGAACCGGTTGCAGCCGAGGTTGCCGCTCGCGGATCCGTCGGCGGCGAGGGTGAAGCGAGCCCTGCCCCCGGCACCGGCGGGCAGGGAGCTCGCGGTGGCCCCGTCGAGCAGGGAGTCCACCGTCCACACGGTGGCGACGAGCGGCGCGTCGGGGGTACGCGGCTTGGTGCTCAGGTTGATCATGTCCCCCTCGGCGGTCTTCAGGGTGACGGTGTCCGGCGTTTCCCGGACGGCCAGCCGGCCCTGGAACAGCTTGGCGAAGGCCGTCTCGAACCGCATGTTCTCGCAGGCCATGTCGGTGGAGGAGCCGGGCCGCACGGTCATGTCCGTATCCGATGCGAAGACGACCCGGGCTGTGAAGCCGTTGCAGCCGTAGTTGCCCGTGGCCTCGGCCTCGTGGCCCCCCTCGGCGGGCCCGAGGGTCAGCTCGGCGGGCTTCGGCGCGGTCATCGTCTGGCCGTCCACGGTCAGGCTCACCACGGACCAGGTCCCGGTGAAGCCCCGGTCCGGACGCGGCGCGCCACCGCTCGCGCCGTCGTCACCGCAAGCGGTGGCGGTGGCGGACAGCGCCAGGAAGGCGACCAGGGCGGCGGGCAGCAGCGGCATCGTACGCATGCCGGTGGGACGCGGCGCGCGCCCGGGCGGTTCCAGATCAGCTCATCAGGGGGAGCAGGGCCGACAGGTCGGCGCGCTCCCCGCTGGCCCGGACCTGGGCCCCGTCCAGCGCGTCGGTCCAGCCCGTACGGCCGGTGGCGAGCCGGATCCAGGTCAGCGGGTCGGTCTCCACCACGTTCGGCGGGGTGCCCCGGGTGTGCCGGGGCCCCTCGACGCACTGGACCACCGCGAACGGCGGGACGCGGAACTCCACCGCGCCGCCCGGCGCCTTCAGCGCGAGGGCGTCGGACAGCAGCCGGGTGCAGGCCGCCAGGGCCTGGCGGTCGAACGGGACGTCCAGGCCGGTGGCGCGGCGCAGGTCGTCGGTGTGGACGACGAGCTCGACGGTACGGGTGACCAGGAAGTCGGCCAGGGTCATCGCCCCGATCCACAGGTCCAGCACCCGCCCGCCGGGGTTCGCTTCGAGCGCCTCGGCCAGGCGGGCGCCGGCCCGGTCGTAGAGCTCGGGGAGCGGGGCCCCCTCCAGGGTCTCCCTGGCCGCCTCGGCGATCTTCCCGGCGAGCGAGGCGGTCGCGAAGGGCCATTCGGCGGCGGACAGTTCGGCGACGGCGGCCGGCGGCCGGGCGAGGCCGCTCGCCAGCGAATCGGCGATCCAGGCGATGTGCGCGGCGAGTTCGGCGACGGACCAGTCACCGACCCCGCTGGGCCGGGCGAGCTGATCGGGGTCCAACCCCCCTACAGCGTCCCGGACATGACCGAACTGCGCGAGGACGGCCGCGCGGGTGCGGGCGTGGTCGTACGTGCGCGGCTTCTTCTTGGCGGGCGGCATGGGGCCGACCCTACTTCGCCCGGCAGCTCGGGGTCCGGAGGCGGTCAGTACTTCGGAGCCGCGGGCAGGGTGGTCCCGCAGCCCGCCTTCGCCGCCGCGCGCAGGGCCGCCTCGCGGGCCAGCCCCGACAGGAATCCGGGTTCACCGCGGCCCCCGCCGTCGCCCTCGGTGGCGGCGGTCACCCGCAGGGAGGTCACTCCGGCGGACGCGGCCGGGTCGGCGCACTTCGCGATCGCCGTGACGCCGCGGTCGCCGTACTCGAACCGGCTCCCGCCCGGTCCGGCGTCCTTGGCGGCCACCACCGTGAGGGAGACGAACTCCCGCATCTCCTCCTGGCCCTCGAACATGACCGCATGCCGCAGCACGCACACGGCGTCCCCCGCGGGGGCGGCGTCCACCCTGCGCGAGCCGAACCCCATCACCGCAGCCGGATCGACCAGCCCCTGACAGGCCTCGGTGATCTCCGCCCGGCTCTCCGCGCGGAGACCGTAGCGGTCGTAGAGGAACCAGCCGCCCACCCCCACGGCGGCCACGATCACCGGCATCCCGACTCTGAGGAGCCATCGGCCCCAACTCTGTGACATCCGCGCCCCGTTCCCCCGCCGGCCCCACCGCCGACGTCGGCGCGGGCTCCTTGCCGGAACGGACGAGCCCCCGCCCGGAACGGTTCCGGACGGGGGCTCGGAAAACTGCTGCTCAGGCGAGCAGCGCCGGGATCGTCCCCTCGTGGGCGGTACGGAGCTCGGCCAGCGGGAGCGTGAACTCGCCCTGGACCTCGATCTCCTCGCCGTCCACCACACCGATCCGGGTGGCCGGCAGGCCCCGTGCGCCGCACATGTCGGTGAAGCGCAGTTCCTCGCTCCGCGGGACAGCCACGATGGCCCGGCCCGCGGACTCGGAGAACAGGAACGTGAACGCGTCCAGCGCTTCGGGCACCACGATCCGCGCACCGTTGCCGCCGCGCAGGCAGGACTCGGTGAGCGCCTGGATCACGCCGCCGTCGGACAGGTCGTGCGCGGCGTCGATCATGCCGTCGCGCGAGGCCGAGATCAGGATCTCGCCGAGCAGCTTCTCGCGGCCCAGGTCCACCTTGGGCGGCATGCCGCCCAGGTGCTGGTGGACGACCTCGGACCAGGCGGAGCCGCCGAACTCCTCGGCGGTGTCGCCGAGCAGGTACAGCAGCTGGCCGGCC carries:
- a CDS encoding Leu/Phe/Val dehydrogenase; the protein is MGVTTVTEMTDGVLHTLFRSEQGGHEQVVLCQDRASGLKAVIAIHSTALGPALGGTRFHAYASDEEAVLDALNLARGMSYKNALAGLDLGGGKAVIIGEPDVLKSEELLLAYGRFVESLGGRYVTACDVGTYVADMDVVARETRWATGRSPENGGAGDSSVLTAFGVFQGMRASAQHLWGDPTLRGRKIGVAGVGKVGRHLVEHLLEDGAEVVITDVRAESVEQILEKHSLDKYAGRVSAVADTEALIRVEGLDIYAPCALGGALNDASVPVLTAKVVCGAANNQLAHPGVEKDLADRGILYAPDYVVNAGGVIQVADELRGFDFDRCKAKATKIFDTTLEIFARAKTDGIPPAAAADRIAEQRMADARTARTV
- a CDS encoding DUF3073 domain-containing protein encodes the protein MGRGRAKAKQTKVARQLKYSSGGTDLSRLANELGASPTDPPLPVSVPVEVDDDDDQDEDDPYAKYAALYNDDDDEDEDEESGPSAHRRGA
- the purM gene encoding phosphoribosylformylglycinamidine cyclo-ligase; this translates as MTEKTTGASYAAAGVDIDAGDRAVELMKEWVKKTQRPEVLGGLGGFAGLFDASALKRYERPLLASATDGVGTKVDIARRLGVYDTIGHDLVAMVMDDIVVCGAEPLFMTDYICVGKVHPERVAAIVKGIAEGCVLAGCALVGGETAEHPGLLGPDDFDVAGAGTGVVEYDQLLGADRIRTGDAVIAMASSGLHSNGYSLVRHVLFDRAGMSLEAHVEELGRTLGEELLEPTKIYSLDCMALTRTAEVHAYSHITGGGLAANLARVIPDHLHAAVDRSTWAPGAIFDLVGKAGQVERLELEKTLNMGVGMMAVVPQESVEVALTALSDRGVDAWVAGEILDRGEHAEGATLTGDYAN
- the purF gene encoding amidophosphoribosyltransferase, with product MPRGDGRLNHDLLPGEKGPQDACGVFGVWAPGEEVAKLTYFGLYALQHRGQESAGIAVSNGSQILVFKDMGLVSQVFDETSLGSLQGHIAVGHARYSTTGASVWENAQPTFRATAHGSIALGHNGNLVNTAELAEMVADLPRQDGRATQVAATNDTDLVTALLAGQTDDDGKPLTIEESATKVLPKVKGAFSLVFMDEGTLYTARDPQGIRPLVLGRLERGWVVASETAALDICGASFVREVEPGELIAIDENGLRTSRFAEAKPKGCVFEYVYLARPDTDIAGRNVYLSRVEMGRRLAKEAPADADLVISTPESGTPAAVGYAEASGIPYGIGLVKNAYVGRTFIQPSQTIRQLGIRLKLNPLKEVIRGKRLVVVDDSIVRGNTQRALVKMLREAGAAEVHIRISSPPVKWPCFFGIDFATRAELIANGMTVDEIATSLGADSLSYISLDAMVEATTIQKPNLCRACFDGVYPMELPDPQLLGKQLLETELAGGSDAADALRRP
- a CDS encoding putative leader peptide, which encodes MQPLGDRTVTLVARRHVDLVRVASAICRCSA
- a CDS encoding sulfatase-like hydrolase/transferase codes for the protein MTSNEPNLSRRAFGGAVGVTAAAAAVGLGAAAPAQAAPAEAQHAGDGEREFRADRGRRSRRPNILFILGDDLGWADLSSYGSPNIKTPNLDRLARQGVRFTDAYSGSATCSPTRFSLYTGRYPGRTKGGLAEPIADKSAGLEPTHPTLASLLRGSGYATALIGKWHCGYLPDYSPTKSGWDEFFGNFGGALEYYSKLGLGGEYDLYEGDAEYKDLRYYTRILTERASEYVSRDHGDKPWLLNLNFTTPHWPWIADGDTKESAEVERRIRAGDGRALWHQDGGSIEKYKQMVEDLDRSVGEVLKALKRSGQEEDTLVFFSSDNGGERFSHNWPLSGNKASLQEGGIRVPNIVRWPARLDGGQVSHVPVFTPDWTATLLELAGTRANPAYPLDGVSLAGYLLRGEKVAERGLFWRVRGERALRRGDWKYYRGKAGADQLFNLAGDIREQADKAALEPARLAELRAAWERTNAGLLPYPG
- a CDS encoding META domain-containing protein, with the translated sequence MRTMPLLPAALVAFLALSATATACGDDGASGGAPRPDRGFTGTWSVVSLTVDGQTMTAPKPAELTLGPAEGGHEAEATGNYGCNGFTARVVFASDTDMTVRPGSSTDMACENMRFETAFAKLFQGRLAVRETPDTVTLKTAEGDMINLSTKPRTPDAPLVATVWTVDSLLDGATASSLPAGAGGRARFTLAADGSASGNLGCNRFNAKAAVEGGSVTFGPLTTTRMACLGPEGEVERALTGLFGGGPLQWRIQGDALTLTSAGSGAGITAKAASAVE
- a CDS encoding maleylpyruvate isomerase family mycothiol-dependent enzyme, which codes for MPPAKKKPRTYDHARTRAAVLAQFGHVRDAVGGLDPDQLARPSGVGDWSVAELAAHIAWIADSLASGLARPPAAVAELSAAEWPFATASLAGKIAEAARETLEGAPLPELYDRAGARLAEALEANPGGRVLDLWIGAMTLADFLVTRTVELVVHTDDLRRATGLDVPFDRQALAACTRLLSDALALKAPGGAVEFRVPPFAVVQCVEGPRHTRGTPPNVVETDPLTWIRLATGRTGWTDALDGAQVRASGERADLSALLPLMS